A region from the Variovorax sp. RKNM96 genome encodes:
- a CDS encoding non-ribosomal peptide synthetase, with the protein MSTVDQLGRTAPLTSGQMAMWLGAKFASPDTNFNLAEAIDIAGEIDPAIFLAAMRQVADEVEATRLSFIDTPQGPRQVVAPVFTGEIPYLDLSGESDPQAEAERWMHADYTRSIDLAHGQLWLSALIRLAPDRHIWYHRSHHIALDGFSGGLIARRFADIYTAMVDNNAAVPEDSRLAPISQLADEEHAYRESGRFPRDRQYWTERFADAPDPLSLASHRSVNVGGLLRQTVHLPAASVQALQTIAQELGTTLPQILIATTAAYLYRATGIEDMAIGIPVTARHNDRMRRVPAMVANALPLRLAMRADLPIPELIREVGRQMRQILRHQSYRYEHLRSDLNMLVNNRQLFTTVVNVEPFDYDFRFAGHAAKPRNLSNGTAEDLGIFLYERGNGQDLQIDFDANPAVHTAEELADHQRRLLAFIDAVIRLPLQAVGQIDLLGAEERQQLLVEWNDTAHAVPDTHLTALIEAQLAADPQAIALRFDGEAMNNEELNRRANRLAHLLRARGAGPERTVALAIPRSMDLMIALLATLKTGAAYLPVDPDFPADRIAFMLGDAQPVCLVTTEALAESLPAAAPTLLLDVAQTIADLESCNDTNPGIAIDPSHPAYVIYTSGSTGMPKGAVVSHRAIVNRLRWMQDRYGLQADDRVLQKTPSSFDVSVWEFFWPLIDGATLVLAKPGGHKDAAYLAGLIAEEGITTIHFVPSMLEVFLLEPTAGACTTLRRVICSGEALSPALQSQFQQHLSCELHNLYGPTEAAVDVTSWECERTDDAEASSVPIGRPIWNTQMHVLDSGLQPVPAGVTGELYIAGVGLARGYLKRPLLSAERFIANPYGTPGSRMYRTGDLARWRKDGSLDFLGRADQQVKIRGLRIEPGEIESVLLQHPQVAQAAVVAREDVPGEKRLVAYVVATDAADPQAAELRTRLAQSLPEYMVPSAFVSLPSLPLGPSGKLDRKALPPPEVQAATPYAAPRTPTEKILAGLWAETLHLPRVGVNDNFFELGGHSLMIVQLMSMIRQQFMIDLPVDTLFQVSTIAGLAELLDQESVARPSLTPMPRPARIPLSFAQRRLWLMNQLEGANPAYNMPLALRLSGVLDRTALHAALGDLVQRHESLRTVYPNEDGLPYQHILDGADARPAVIEADSSEEEIAAQLHAAAGHAFDLGSAAPLRVYLFKLAGDEHVLLLLTHHIAGDGASLLPLARDISVAYAARCEGKAPGWEPLPLQYADYALWQQELLGSEDDAESMAGRQREFWRSSLSDLPEQLALPVDHARPLVPTYRGDVVPLQIPSHVHERILQLARDGQASVFMVLQAALAGLLSRLGAGDDIVIGSPVAGRSDHALDELIGCFVNTLVLRTDTSGQPSLRELVSRVRATNLAAYANQEFPYDRLVELLRPGRSRANLPLFQVMLGFQGTSRLSFSLPGLSIAPQPVAIDTAKFDLSFILGEQRGADGLPGGISGGIQYSTDLFERSTVEAMGARLVRLLEEACEAPDDAVSGLAILSAEETDRLLSDWSGRTRDLAPLSFADMVASHAAERPLADAVVLDDATVSYAELDARANRLSHLLRAQGIGVGAIVATVLPRSLDLIVAHLAIVKAGAAYLPIDPNHMAARSAFVFEEAAPAAVLTHDALLPELVGVPRCIALDSDSMVAALAIQSDTPLVHAANPQDAAYLIYTSGSTGMPKGVVVPHAGLGSLGTAMAERLVIGHGSRVLQFSSSGFDASVMDQLMAFGAGAALVVPGPEQLLGTELADLLEKQAVSHALIPPAALATLPHGEFPHLQTLVVGGDACTAALAAKWSQGRRMINAYGPTEITICASMSAPMTAEELPSIGQPIWNTRMYVLDSALQPVPPGVAGELYIAGSGVARGYLNRPALSAERFIADPHGAPGSRMYRSGDLARWRADGTLDFLGRADQQVKIRGFRIEPGEIESVLLKHPLITQAAVIAREDVPGEKRLVAYFVAGSEPQPTELRAHMAQALPDYMVPSAFVRLPSLPLTQSGKLDKKALPVPDQQPAALYVEPRTPTEKLLAGLWSETLHLERVGIHDNFFEIGGHSLMAIQLGMRIRQQVRADFPHAEVYNRPTIADLAAWLDNEGGTVEALDLSRELDLPAHIRPQATAPKLAPRRVFLTGASGFVGSHLLAALLRDTAACVVCHVRAPDEQAGEQRLKRTLAQRQLGAIWDNARIKVVTGDLGKPRLGLDDAAVQLVRDGCDAIYHCAAQVDFLHPYASLKPANVDSVVTLLEWTAQGRAKSMHYVSTLAVIDQNNKEDTITEQSALASWSGLVDGYSQSKWVGDALAREAQARGMPVAIYRLGAVTGDHTHAICNADDLIWRVAHLYADLEAIPDMDLPLNLTPVDDVARAILGLAAQEASWGQVFHLMSQAALRVRDIPHVFERMGMRLEPVGLEPWLQRAHARLAVAHDRDLAAVLAILDRYDTTATPPQVSGAATHAQLEAIGAPIRPVDRDLLQRYFVDLGIDTKARRALETTTS; encoded by the coding sequence ATGAGTACCGTCGATCAGCTGGGCCGCACCGCCCCCCTTACCTCGGGGCAGATGGCGATGTGGCTCGGCGCAAAGTTCGCGTCGCCCGACACCAATTTCAATCTCGCCGAAGCCATCGACATCGCAGGCGAGATCGACCCCGCGATCTTCCTGGCGGCCATGCGACAGGTGGCCGATGAAGTCGAGGCCACGCGCCTGAGCTTCATCGATACCCCGCAAGGGCCACGACAGGTCGTCGCGCCCGTTTTCACCGGCGAGATCCCCTACCTCGACCTCAGCGGCGAGAGCGATCCGCAGGCCGAGGCCGAGCGCTGGATGCATGCGGACTACACCCGCAGCATCGACCTCGCGCACGGGCAGCTGTGGCTGTCCGCGCTGATCCGCCTCGCGCCCGATCGCCACATCTGGTACCACCGCAGCCATCACATCGCGCTCGACGGCTTCAGCGGCGGCCTCATCGCACGCCGCTTCGCCGACATCTACACCGCGATGGTCGACAACAACGCAGCGGTGCCCGAAGACTCGCGCCTTGCACCGATCTCGCAGCTGGCCGACGAAGAACATGCCTATCGCGAGTCCGGCCGCTTCCCGCGCGACCGCCAGTACTGGACCGAGCGCTTCGCCGATGCACCCGATCCGTTGAGCCTCGCCTCGCACCGCTCGGTCAACGTCGGTGGCCTCTTGCGCCAGACGGTGCACCTGCCGGCGGCCAGCGTGCAAGCCCTGCAGACCATCGCGCAAGAGCTCGGCACCACGCTGCCGCAAATCCTCATCGCCACCACCGCGGCCTACCTGTACCGCGCAACGGGCATCGAGGACATGGCAATCGGCATCCCCGTCACCGCGCGCCACAACGACCGCATGCGCCGCGTGCCCGCGATGGTGGCCAACGCGCTGCCGCTGCGCCTGGCGATGCGCGCGGACCTGCCGATTCCGGAACTGATCCGCGAAGTCGGCCGGCAGATGCGGCAGATCCTGCGGCACCAGTCGTATCGCTACGAGCATTTGCGCAGCGACCTCAACATGCTGGTGAACAACCGGCAGCTCTTCACCACCGTGGTCAACGTCGAGCCCTTCGACTACGACTTCCGCTTTGCGGGCCATGCCGCGAAGCCGCGCAACCTCTCGAACGGCACGGCCGAGGACCTCGGCATCTTCCTGTACGAGCGCGGCAACGGGCAGGACCTGCAGATCGACTTCGACGCCAACCCCGCGGTGCACACCGCAGAGGAACTGGCCGATCACCAGCGCCGGCTGCTTGCCTTCATCGACGCCGTGATCCGCCTGCCGTTGCAGGCCGTCGGCCAGATCGACCTGCTCGGTGCCGAAGAGCGGCAGCAATTGCTGGTCGAGTGGAACGACACGGCCCACGCCGTGCCCGACACCCATCTCACCGCGTTGATCGAAGCGCAGCTCGCAGCCGATCCGCAAGCCATCGCATTGCGCTTCGACGGCGAGGCGATGAACAACGAAGAACTGAACCGCCGCGCCAACCGTCTCGCCCACCTGCTGCGCGCACGCGGCGCTGGCCCGGAGCGCACCGTGGCGCTCGCGATCCCGCGTTCGATGGACCTGATGATTGCCTTGCTCGCCACGTTGAAGACCGGCGCGGCCTACCTGCCGGTCGATCCGGATTTCCCGGCGGACCGCATCGCCTTCATGCTCGGCGATGCGCAGCCCGTGTGCCTCGTCACGACCGAAGCCCTCGCGGAGTCGCTGCCGGCAGCCGCCCCCACATTGCTGCTCGATGTAGCGCAAACGATTGCGGATCTGGAGAGTTGCAACGACACCAACCCGGGCATCGCGATCGACCCTTCGCATCCGGCCTATGTGATCTACACCTCGGGCTCGACCGGCATGCCCAAGGGTGCGGTCGTGTCGCACCGCGCCATCGTCAACCGCCTGCGCTGGATGCAGGACCGCTACGGCCTTCAGGCCGACGACCGCGTGCTGCAGAAGACGCCTTCCAGCTTCGACGTGTCGGTGTGGGAGTTCTTCTGGCCGCTGATCGACGGTGCCACGCTGGTGCTTGCGAAACCGGGCGGCCACAAGGATGCGGCCTACCTCGCGGGGCTGATCGCGGAGGAGGGCATCACCACGATCCACTTCGTGCCGTCGATGCTCGAGGTCTTCCTGCTCGAGCCCACGGCGGGCGCATGCACCACGCTGCGCCGCGTGATCTGCAGCGGCGAAGCCTTGTCGCCCGCGCTGCAATCGCAGTTCCAGCAGCACCTCTCGTGCGAGCTGCACAACCTCTACGGTCCGACCGAGGCCGCGGTCGACGTCACCTCGTGGGAGTGCGAACGCACGGACGACGCAGAAGCCTCGAGCGTTCCCATCGGCCGCCCGATCTGGAACACCCAGATGCACGTGCTCGACAGCGGCCTGCAGCCCGTGCCGGCCGGCGTGACTGGCGAGCTGTACATCGCGGGCGTCGGCCTCGCACGCGGCTACCTCAAGCGCCCGTTGCTGAGCGCCGAGCGTTTCATCGCCAACCCCTACGGCACACCCGGCAGCCGCATGTACCGCACCGGCGACCTCGCGCGCTGGCGCAAGGACGGCAGCCTTGACTTCCTCGGCCGCGCCGACCAGCAGGTGAAGATCCGGGGCCTGCGCATCGAGCCGGGAGAGATCGAATCCGTGCTGCTGCAGCATCCGCAAGTCGCGCAGGCCGCCGTGGTGGCGCGCGAAGACGTACCGGGCGAAAAGCGTCTCGTGGCCTACGTCGTTGCGACGGACGCTGCCGATCCGCAAGCGGCCGAACTGCGCACGCGCCTCGCGCAATCGCTGCCCGAGTACATGGTGCCTTCGGCCTTCGTCAGCCTCCCGTCGCTGCCGCTCGGACCCAGCGGCAAGCTCGACCGCAAGGCGCTGCCGCCCCCCGAAGTGCAGGCCGCCACGCCGTACGCCGCGCCGCGCACGCCGACCGAAAAGATCCTGGCCGGCCTCTGGGCCGAGACGCTGCATTTGCCGCGCGTCGGTGTCAACGACAACTTCTTCGAACTCGGCGGCCACTCGCTGATGATCGTGCAGCTCATGTCGATGATCCGGCAGCAATTCATGATCGACCTGCCGGTCGACACGCTGTTCCAGGTCTCCACCATCGCGGGCCTTGCCGAGCTGCTCGACCAGGAATCGGTCGCCCGTCCGAGCCTGACTCCGATGCCGCGCCCCGCGCGCATTCCGCTGTCCTTCGCGCAGCGCCGCCTGTGGCTGATGAACCAGCTCGAAGGCGCGAACCCGGCCTACAACATGCCGCTCGCGCTGCGCCTGTCGGGTGTGCTCGATCGCACCGCATTGCATGCGGCGCTCGGCGACCTGGTGCAGCGCCACGAGAGCCTGCGCACGGTCTACCCGAACGAAGACGGGCTGCCGTACCAGCACATCCTCGACGGCGCGGATGCGCGTCCGGCGGTGATCGAGGCCGACAGCAGCGAAGAAGAAATCGCGGCGCAGCTTCACGCCGCTGCGGGCCATGCCTTCGATCTCGGCAGCGCGGCGCCCTTGCGCGTCTACCTGTTCAAGCTCGCCGGCGACGAACACGTGCTGCTGCTGCTCACGCACCACATTGCCGGCGATGGCGCCTCGCTGCTGCCGCTAGCGCGCGACATCAGCGTGGCCTATGCCGCGCGCTGCGAAGGCAAGGCGCCGGGCTGGGAGCCGCTGCCGCTGCAATACGCCGACTACGCGCTGTGGCAGCAGGAGCTGCTCGGCAGCGAAGACGATGCCGAGAGCATGGCCGGCCGCCAGCGTGAGTTCTGGCGTTCCTCGCTGAGCGACCTGCCCGAGCAACTGGCGCTGCCCGTCGACCACGCACGGCCGCTCGTGCCGACCTACCGCGGCGATGTGGTCCCGCTGCAGATTCCGTCGCATGTGCATGAACGCATCCTGCAACTGGCGCGCGACGGGCAGGCCAGCGTCTTCATGGTGCTGCAGGCCGCACTCGCGGGCCTCCTGAGCCGCCTCGGCGCGGGCGACGACATCGTCATCGGCAGCCCGGTCGCGGGGCGCAGCGACCATGCGCTGGACGAACTCATCGGCTGCTTCGTCAACACGCTGGTGCTGCGCACTGACACCTCGGGCCAGCCGAGCCTGCGCGAGCTGGTCTCGCGCGTGCGCGCCACCAACCTCGCGGCCTATGCGAACCAGGAGTTTCCGTACGACCGCCTCGTGGAGCTGCTGCGTCCGGGCCGCTCGCGCGCCAACCTGCCGCTGTTCCAGGTCATGCTGGGCTTCCAGGGCACGAGCCGCCTGTCGTTCAGCCTGCCGGGCCTGTCGATCGCGCCGCAGCCGGTGGCCATCGACACCGCGAAGTTCGACCTGTCGTTCATCCTCGGCGAGCAACGCGGTGCCGATGGCCTGCCGGGCGGCATCTCCGGCGGCATCCAGTACAGCACCGACCTGTTCGAGCGCAGCACGGTCGAGGCCATGGGCGCGCGGCTGGTGCGTTTGCTGGAAGAGGCCTGCGAGGCGCCCGACGATGCGGTGAGTGGCCTCGCCATCCTGAGCGCGGAAGAAACCGACCGCCTGCTGTCCGACTGGAGCGGCCGCACGCGCGACCTTGCGCCGCTCTCGTTCGCCGACATGGTGGCCTCGCATGCCGCGGAGCGCCCGCTTGCAGATGCAGTGGTGCTCGACGACGCGACCGTCAGCTACGCCGAACTCGATGCACGCGCCAACCGGCTCTCGCACCTGCTGCGTGCGCAAGGCATCGGGGTTGGCGCCATCGTCGCGACAGTGCTGCCGCGTTCGCTCGACCTCATCGTGGCGCACTTGGCCATCGTGAAGGCCGGCGCGGCCTACCTGCCCATCGACCCCAACCACATGGCCGCGCGCAGCGCCTTCGTGTTCGAGGAGGCCGCGCCCGCCGCGGTGCTGACGCACGATGCGCTGTTGCCCGAGCTGGTCGGCGTTCCCCGCTGCATCGCGCTCGACAGCGACAGCATGGTTGCCGCGCTGGCCATCCAGTCGGATACGCCGCTGGTGCATGCGGCCAATCCACAGGATGCCGCCTACCTCATCTACACCTCCGGCTCCACCGGCATGCCCAAGGGCGTGGTGGTGCCGCATGCGGGCCTGGGCAGCCTCGGCACCGCGATGGCGGAGCGGCTCGTCATCGGCCACGGCTCGCGCGTGCTGCAGTTCTCCTCCAGCGGCTTCGACGCGTCGGTGATGGACCAGCTGATGGCCTTTGGCGCCGGTGCCGCGCTGGTGGTGCCGGGGCCGGAGCAACTGCTCGGCACGGAGCTGGCCGATCTGCTCGAGAAGCAGGCCGTGAGCCACGCGCTGATTCCGCCCGCCGCGCTCGCGACCCTGCCGCACGGCGAGTTCCCGCACCTGCAGACGCTGGTGGTCGGCGGCGATGCCTGCACCGCCGCGCTGGCGGCGAAGTGGTCGCAAGGCCGCCGCATGATCAACGCCTACGGCCCGACCGAGATCACCATCTGCGCGAGCATGAGCGCGCCGATGACGGCCGAGGAGTTGCCCTCCATCGGCCAGCCGATCTGGAACACGCGGATGTATGTGCTCGACAGCGCCCTGCAACCGGTGCCGCCGGGTGTCGCGGGCGAGCTCTACATCGCCGGCAGCGGCGTGGCGCGCGGCTATCTCAACCGGCCGGCATTGAGTGCGGAACGCTTCATCGCCGACCCGCATGGCGCGCCCGGCAGCCGCATGTACCGCAGCGGCGACCTCGCACGCTGGCGCGCCGACGGCACGCTCGACTTCCTCGGCCGCGCCGACCAGCAGGTGAAGATCCGGGGCTTCCGCATCGAGCCGGGCGAGATCGAATCCGTGCTGCTCAAGCACCCGTTGATCACGCAGGCCGCCGTGATCGCCCGCGAGGACGTGCCCGGCGAGAAGCGCCTGGTCGCCTACTTCGTCGCCGGTTCCGAGCCGCAGCCCACCGAGCTGCGCGCCCACATGGCGCAGGCCTTGCCCGACTACATGGTGCCTTCGGCCTTCGTGCGCCTGCCGTCGCTGCCGCTCACGCAAAGCGGCAAGCTCGACAAGAAGGCGCTGCCGGTGCCCGACCAGCAGCCCGCCGCGCTGTACGTGGAGCCCCGCACGCCGACCGAGAAACTGCTCGCGGGCCTCTGGTCCGAGACGCTGCACCTGGAGCGTGTCGGCATCCACGACAACTTCTTCGAGATCGGCGGGCATTCGCTCATGGCGATCCAGCTGGGCATGCGCATCCGCCAGCAGGTGCGCGCGGACTTCCCGCACGCCGAGGTCTACAACCGCCCGACGATTGCCGACCTGGCCGCCTGGCTCGACAACGAAGGCGGCACGGTCGAGGCGCTGGACCTGTCGCGCGAGCTCGACCTGCCCGCGCACATCCGCCCGCAGGCCACTGCACCGAAGCTCGCACCGCGCCGCGTGTTCCTCACCGGCGCGAGCGGCTTCGTCGGCAGTCACCTGCTGGCCGCGCTGTTGCGCGACACCGCGGCCTGCGTGGTCTGCCACGTGCGCGCGCCCGACGAGCAGGCCGGCGAGCAGCGCCTCAAGCGCACGCTGGCCCAGCGCCAGCTCGGTGCGATCTGGGACAACGCGCGCATCAAGGTCGTGACCGGCGACCTCGGCAAGCCGCGCCTGGGCCTCGATGACGCTGCCGTGCAACTGGTGCGCGACGGCTGCGACGCCATCTACCACTGCGCCGCGCAGGTCGACTTCCTGCATCCCTACGCGAGCCTCAAGCCCGCGAACGTCGACAGCGTGGTCACGCTGCTCGAATGGACGGCGCAGGGGCGCGCGAAGAGCATGCACTACGTCTCCACGCTGGCTGTGATCGACCAGAACAACAAGGAAGACACCATCACCGAGCAATCGGCGCTGGCCTCATGGAGCGGGCTGGTCGACGGCTACAGCCAGAGCAAGTGGGTCGGCGATGCGCTGGCCCGCGAGGCGCAGGCGCGCGGCATGCCGGTGGCGATCTACCGGCTGGGGGCAGTCACCGGCGACCACACGCACGCGATCTGCAATGCCGACGACCTGATCTGGCGCGTGGCGCATCTCTATGCCGACCTGGAAGCGATTCCCGATATGGACCTGCCGCTCAACCTCACACCGGTGGACGACGTGGCGCGCGCCATCCTCGGCCTTGCGGCGCAGGAGGCCTCGTGGGGCCAGGTGTTCCACCTGATGAGCCAGGCGGCGCTGCGGGTGCGCGACATTCCGCACGTCTTCGAGCGCATGGGCATGCGGCTGGAGCCGGTCGGGCTGGAGCCCTGGCTGCAGCGCGCGCATGCACGGCTGGCCGTCGCGCATGACCGCGACCTGGCCGCGGTGCTCGCCATCCTCGACCGCTACGACACCACGGCCACGCCGCCGCAGGTGAGCGGCGCGGCCACGCATGCGCAGCTCGAGGCCATCGGCGCGCCGATCCGCCCGGTGGACCGCGACCTGCTGCAGCGCTACTTCGTCGACCTGGGCATCGACACCAAGGCGCGCCGCGCCCTGGAAACCACCACTTCATAG
- a CDS encoding LysR family transcriptional regulator, with protein MNGMHIDSVDLNLLRLFDAVYRERSVSRAAESLGLTQPAASHGLGRLRLLLKDALFTRAPGGVAPTPRADRLAVAVQAALGTIEAALHEPDRFEPQVSRKSFRIHMSDIGEGRFLPALMARLGELAPGVRLETLPLLPAEVAPALDSGRIDFAFGFLSTVRDTQRTHLLKDRYIVLLRKGHPFVKRRRKGQALLEALQELDYVAVRTHADTLRILQLLNLEDRLRLTTEHFMVLPAIVRATDLAVVMPRNIARGFAEEGGYAIVEPPFPLRDFSVSLHWSKRFEGDPANRWLRQVITALFSERG; from the coding sequence ATGAATGGCATGCATATCGACTCGGTCGACCTCAATCTGCTGCGCCTGTTCGATGCGGTCTACCGCGAGCGCAGCGTGAGCCGCGCCGCGGAGTCGCTGGGCCTCACGCAGCCTGCGGCAAGCCATGGGCTGGGACGGCTGCGGCTGCTTTTGAAAGACGCGCTCTTCACGCGTGCCCCCGGCGGCGTGGCGCCCACGCCGCGCGCCGACCGGCTCGCGGTGGCGGTGCAGGCGGCGCTCGGCACGATCGAAGCGGCGCTGCACGAGCCCGATCGCTTCGAGCCCCAGGTGTCGCGCAAGAGCTTTCGTATTCACATGAGCGACATCGGCGAGGGGCGCTTCCTGCCCGCGCTGATGGCGCGGCTCGGCGAGCTGGCGCCCGGCGTGCGGCTGGAGACCCTGCCGCTCTTGCCTGCGGAGGTTGCGCCCGCACTCGACAGCGGCCGCATCGATTTCGCCTTCGGCTTTCTCTCGACCGTGCGCGACACGCAGCGCACGCATCTTCTGAAAGACCGCTACATCGTGCTGCTGCGCAAGGGCCATCCCTTTGTGAAGCGCCGGCGCAAGGGGCAGGCGCTGCTCGAGGCGCTGCAGGAGCTCGACTACGTGGCGGTGCGCACGCACGCCGACACGCTGCGCATCTTGCAGTTGCTCAACCTCGAAGACCGCCTGCGCCTCACGACCGAGCACTTCATGGTGCTACCGGCCATCGTGCGCGCCACCGATCTCGCGGTGGTGATGCCGCGCAACATCGCGCGAGGGTTTGCGGAGGAGGGCGGCTACGCGATCGTCGAGCCGCCGTTTCCGCTGCGCGATTTCAGCGTGTCGCTGCACTGGAGCAAGCGCTTCGAGGGCGACCCGGCCAACCGTTGGTTGCGGCAGGTGATCACGGCGCTGTTCTCCGAGCGCGGCTGA
- a CDS encoding PQQ-dependent sugar dehydrogenase has translation MARLRLHAALAALLFASAATWAQQPPAEEPGWAKGRPKNEAATRLAPVPSFPIPTAPDQLPTAKFKLPPGFKVETWASGVLDARELRQGAKGTVFVSTLFVGNKVYAIAEKGDRKPKTIIDKTEFATGIEFYKGALFLATHKQIVRYDGIEDKLDNPGTPVVLNDKLPGGQDHSWRYLRMHNDKLYYAVGAPCNLCEPDDAHARIFRMNPDGSGIETVARGVRNTVGFDFDPKTGNLWFTDNGRDWLSEDLPNDELNVVTKPDQHFGYPYCHQGNILDSEFGWGKRCDDYQKPAALLGPHAAALGLTFYNGKSFPAKYRGAMFIARHGPWNRTTKYADIAVAWPDGKGGAKIEPFMTGFVENNTYLGRPVDFLVLKDGSMLVSDDHAGAIYRISYGGR, from the coding sequence ATGGCCAGACTCCGTCTGCATGCGGCCCTCGCCGCGCTGCTCTTCGCATCCGCTGCCACATGGGCCCAGCAGCCACCCGCCGAGGAGCCGGGCTGGGCCAAGGGCCGGCCGAAGAACGAAGCGGCCACGCGCCTGGCGCCGGTGCCCTCCTTCCCGATTCCCACAGCGCCCGACCAGCTGCCCACCGCCAAGTTCAAGCTGCCGCCGGGCTTCAAGGTCGAGACCTGGGCCTCGGGGGTGCTCGATGCGCGCGAGTTGCGCCAGGGCGCCAAGGGCACGGTCTTCGTGAGCACGCTGTTCGTGGGCAACAAGGTCTATGCCATTGCCGAGAAGGGCGACCGCAAGCCAAAGACCATCATCGACAAGACCGAGTTCGCCACCGGCATCGAGTTCTACAAGGGCGCGCTGTTCCTCGCCACGCACAAGCAGATCGTGCGTTACGACGGCATCGAGGACAAGCTGGACAACCCCGGAACGCCGGTGGTGCTCAACGACAAGCTGCCCGGCGGCCAGGACCACAGCTGGCGGTACCTGCGCATGCACAACGACAAGCTCTACTACGCGGTCGGCGCGCCCTGCAACCTGTGCGAGCCTGACGACGCGCACGCGCGCATCTTCCGCATGAACCCCGACGGCAGCGGCATCGAGACGGTGGCGCGCGGCGTGCGCAACACGGTGGGCTTCGACTTCGACCCGAAGACCGGCAACCTCTGGTTCACCGACAACGGCCGCGACTGGCTCAGCGAAGACCTGCCCAACGACGAGCTCAACGTGGTGACCAAGCCCGACCAGCACTTCGGCTACCCGTACTGCCACCAGGGCAACATCCTCGATTCGGAATTCGGCTGGGGCAAGCGCTGCGACGACTACCAGAAGCCCGCGGCCCTGCTCGGCCCGCACGCCGCCGCACTTGGCCTCACGTTCTACAACGGCAAGAGTTTCCCGGCCAAGTACCGCGGCGCCATGTTCATCGCGCGCCACGGCCCGTGGAACCGCACCACCAAGTACGCCGACATCGCGGTCGCCTGGCCCGACGGCAAGGGCGGCGCGAAGATCGAGCCCTTCATGACGGGCTTCGTCGAGAACAACACCTACC
- a CDS encoding nucleotide disphospho-sugar-binding domain-containing protein translates to MARYLIAATALPGHVLPMLAIAQHLVNQGHEVRVHTASQFRAQAEATGAGFTPFERTIDFDYRDLDKRFPERQRIASAHAQLCFGLKHFFADAMAAQHAGLQSILEDFEADAIVVDTMFCGTFPLLLGKEREDRPAIVGIGISALPLSSCDTAFFGTALPPSSTPEGRVRNKAMNANLKQAMFGEVQRYFDTLLARSGLAALPDFFVDAMVKLPDLYLQLTAPSFEYPRSDLPASVHFVGPLLSPASRDFTPPEWWHELDDGRSVVLVTQGTLANQNPSQLIGPTLQALAGDKNILVIATTGGPVPPALTVNLPANARVVPFLPYDRLLPKLHAMVTNGGYGSVNHALSLGVPLVVAGTSEEKPEIAARVAWSGAGINLATGQPTARQVGDAVRKVLGNSTYRQRAAVLREDFACHRALTGIAGALEALLQTFASAEMA, encoded by the coding sequence ATGGCACGCTATCTCATCGCAGCAACCGCCTTGCCGGGACACGTCCTGCCGATGCTGGCCATCGCGCAGCATCTGGTGAACCAGGGGCACGAGGTGCGGGTGCACACCGCGAGCCAGTTCAGGGCGCAGGCCGAGGCGACCGGTGCGGGCTTCACGCCCTTCGAGCGCACGATCGACTTCGACTACCGCGACCTGGACAAGCGCTTTCCCGAGCGCCAGCGCATCGCCTCGGCGCATGCGCAGCTGTGCTTCGGCCTGAAGCACTTCTTTGCCGATGCGATGGCCGCGCAGCATGCGGGCCTGCAATCGATCCTCGAAGACTTCGAGGCCGATGCCATCGTGGTCGACACGATGTTCTGCGGCACTTTCCCGCTGCTGCTAGGCAAGGAGCGCGAAGACCGCCCGGCCATCGTCGGCATCGGCATCTCGGCGCTGCCGCTCTCGAGCTGCGACACCGCCTTCTTCGGCACCGCGCTGCCGCCGTCGTCCACGCCGGAAGGGCGGGTGCGCAACAAGGCGATGAACGCCAACCTCAAACAGGCGATGTTCGGCGAGGTGCAACGCTACTTCGACACGCTGCTCGCGCGTTCGGGCCTGGCCGCGCTGCCCGATTTCTTCGTCGATGCGATGGTGAAGCTGCCCGATCTTTACCTGCAGCTCACCGCGCCTTCGTTCGAATACCCGCGCAGCGACCTGCCCGCGTCGGTGCATTTCGTCGGCCCGCTGCTCTCGCCCGCGAGCCGCGACTTCACGCCGCCCGAGTGGTGGCACGAGCTGGACGACGGCCGCTCGGTCGTGCTGGTCACGCAGGGCACGCTGGCCAACCAGAATCCGTCGCAGCTGATCGGCCCGACGCTGCAGGCGCTGGCCGGCGACAAGAACATCCTCGTCATCGCCACCACCGGCGGCCCGGTGCCGCCCGCCCTGACGGTGAACCTGCCCGCCAACGCCCGCGTGGTGCCGTTCCTGCCCTACGACCGGCTGCTGCCCAAGCTGCACGCGATGGTCACCAACGGCGGCTACGGCTCGGTCAACCATGCATTGAGCCTCGGTGTGCCGCTGGTGGTGGCCGGCACCTCCGAAGAGAAGCCCGAGATCGCCGCGCGCGTGGCCTGGTCGGGCGCGGGCATCAACCTCGCCACCGGCCAGCCGACCGCGCGCCAGGTCGGCGACGCGGTGCGCAAGGTACTGGGCAACTCGACCTATCGCCAGCGTGCGGCGGTGCTGCGTGAGGACTTCGCTTGCCATCGCGCGCTGACCGGCATCGCCGGCGCCCTCGAGGCACTTCTGCAAACCTTCGCATCCGCGGAAATGGCTTGA
- a CDS encoding MbtH family protein, producing the protein MSNPFDDKNASFQVLVNDEGQHSLWPAFIAVPAGWQVALAPTDRDACSAYIAANWQDMRPRSLVVATAAG; encoded by the coding sequence ATGAGCAACCCGTTCGACGACAAGAACGCCAGCTTCCAGGTGCTGGTGAACGACGAGGGCCAGCACTCGCTGTGGCCCGCCTTCATCGCCGTGCCCGCCGGCTGGCAGGTGGCGCTGGCGCCGACCGACCGCGACGCCTGCAGCGCCTACATCGCGGCGAACTGGCAGGACATGCGCCCGCGTTCGCTGGTGGTGGCCACGGCGGCCGGCTGA